A genome region from Hevea brasiliensis isolate MT/VB/25A 57/8 chromosome 9, ASM3005281v1, whole genome shotgun sequence includes the following:
- the LOC110649006 gene encoding uncharacterized protein LOC110649006, whose translation MGVKVNATSFQWSQPIIPHSPSSSQTLVSAISSPSSKRWCRSDGTGAVALVCRYVHGLDRLALLGTSSTKLQRSRSCEHPKSRAHSIKRACSASLDAFSDEEFSKKIQELALRFRLSNDDDDYSSSEVDSGSEVVSDSRDNHGVSRAESYNSVTEESSSLQKQRQFPLDSVEPPWPEIQQEPPDWSGRDYTIPASIERKANKVDLPLSLRMIKRKMQWQEGFRDAGESAYCSVKKAFSSMVFIIRELHSYALHMRELLFTEDLQGIIVRVQKEMHASFVWLFQQVFSHTPTLMVYVMILLANFTVYSMGCNTAIAASPSVGSYAAPNESVSIVEIQDQKNQKFDSSSVKTFSIFSSSSKSTSIGGNNGGGGKVRPIASGTDGDGWFDRSDEFRTIVPDGASHLTSLGTTGETQSVSGQATREEELSVWNSIVDEASKMQVLDHETMQKFVSPIKANVEPDDYADYFRTEQLYQTGLTQDPNNPLLLANYAQFLYLVARDYDRAEDYFKRAIGVEPPDAEAYSKYASFLWRVRKDLWAAEETFLEAINADPTNSYYAANYAHFLWNTGAEDTCFPLSAQDNNQEL comes from the exons ATGGGAGTGAAAGTAAATGCGACCTCTTTTCAATGGTCGCAGCCAATTATACCTCATTCCCCTTCTTCCTCTCAAACCCTAGTCTCTGCAATCTCATCTCCTTCCTCTAAAAGATGGTGCCGTTCTGATGGAACTGGAGCTGTGGCGCTCGTCTGCCGATACGTACACGGACTAGACCGGTTAGCTCTGCTTGGCACTTCTTCAACGAAGCTCCAGAGGTCTCGATCTTGTGAGCATCCGAAGTCGAGAGCTCACTCTATAAAAAGAGCTTGCAGTGCAAGCTTAGATGCCTTCTCGGACGAAGAATTTTCCAAGAAAATCCAAGAGCTGGCGCTCAGATTTCGGCTCTCAAATGATGATGATGACTATAGTAGTAGCGAAGTGGATTCGGGATCAGAGGTAGTCTCAGATTCTAGAGATAATCACGGCGTGAGTAGAGCAGAAAGTTACAATAGTGTCACTGAAGAATCTTCAAGTTTACAGAAGCAGAGACAATTCCCTCTGGATTCTGTAGAGCCTCCGTGGCCAGAAATCCAACAAGAGCCACCGGATTGGTCCGGAAGGGATTATACTATTCCAGCGAGTATCGAACGGAAGGCTAACAAAGTTGACCTTCCGCTTTCGCTTCGAATGATAAAGAGAAAGATGCAATGGCAAGAGGGATTCAGGGATGCAGGGGAATCTGCTTATTGTTCAGTGAAAAAGGCGTTCTCTTCCATGGTGTTTATAATTCGAGAACTACATAGCTATGCTTTGCATATGAGAGAGCTTCTATTCACTGAAGATTTGCAAGGGATTATTGTTCGGGTGCAGAAAGAAATGCACGCTTCCTTCGTTTGGTTATTTCAGCAAGTGTTTTCACATACACCGACTCTGATGGTGTATGTGATGATTCTTCTTGCAAACTTCACCGTATATTCTATGGGCTGTAACACCGCAATTGCAGCCTCACCATCAGTTGGGTCTTATGCAGCCCCCAACGAAAGTGTCTCAATTGTTGAAATTCAAGACCAAAAGAATCAAAAGTTTGATTCTTCCTCAGTAAAAACGTTTTCAATATTTTCCTCAAGTAGCAAATCAACTTCTATTGGGGGTAACAATGGCGGTGGTGGCAAGGTCCGGCCAATTGCCAGCGGAACTGACGGCGATGGATGGTTCGACCGTTCGGACGAATTTAGAACAATCGTTCCTGATGGTGCTTCGCATCTAACCTCTCTAGGGACTACAGGGGAGACACAGTCTGTATCAGGGCAAGCAACGAGAGAAGAGGAGTTAAGCGTATGGAATTCCATTGTAGACGAAGCTTCAAAAATGCAAGTTCTTGATCATGAGACCATGCAGAAATTTGTTTCACCAATCAAAGCAAATGTTGAGCCGGATGATTATGCAGATTATTTTAGAACAGAGCAACTATATCAAACGGGGTTGACCCAAGACCCTAATAATCCTCTCCTCCTCGCCAATTATGCTCAGTTCCTCTACCTCGTCGCCCGTGACTACGACAG AGCGGAAGATTACTTTAAGAGAGCAATTGGAGTAGAGCCGCCAGACGCTGAGGCCTACAGCAAATATGCAAGTTTTCTATGGAGGGTAAGAAAGGACTTGTGGGCAGCAGAGGAAACCTTCTTGGAAGCCATTAACGCTGACCCTACAAATTCTTATTATGCTGCCAATTATGCCCATTTTTTATGGAACACAGGCGCCGAAGATACTTGTTTCCCTCTTAGCGCCCAAGATAACAACCAAGAACTCTAA